One region of Acidobacteriota bacterium genomic DNA includes:
- a CDS encoding Glu/Leu/Phe/Val dehydrogenase, translating into MNKVSKAKRENSETSLYEMVMKRFDRVAEMIGLDPGIHAVLRKPERELTVAVPVIMDDGHIEVFTGFRVQHSSARGPCKGGIRYHPECTLDEIKALAALMTWKCALVNIPFGGAKGGVVCDPLRLSKDEIRKLTRRYTVMIMPILGGRRDIPAPDVGTNEEIMSWIMDTVSMLEGRTVFDIVTGKPIDLGGSLGRKEATGRGVTEVTLHLLRKLGKNIEGTRVAVQGYGNVGSVAANLLAEAGCKVVGISDVSAAFYNPNGLDLSAVNDYLAKSEEKLLKGFQGEADSISNPELLLLDVDVLVLAAIENQITEENADKVKAKFIIEGANAPVTPKASDILRDKGVIVVPDILANSGGVIVSYFEWVQSTQSFFWDLEEVNTNLKRRITRSLEEVWKIAEEEKVDLRTAAYTIAVKRVANAIAQRGIFP; encoded by the coding sequence ATGAATAAAGTAAGCAAAGCTAAAAGAGAAAATTCGGAAACGAGCCTCTATGAAATGGTAATGAAGCGGTTTGATCGGGTAGCAGAGATGATCGGGCTCGATCCGGGGATCCACGCCGTTTTACGGAAGCCGGAGCGGGAGTTGACGGTGGCTGTCCCGGTGATAATGGACGACGGTCATATTGAGGTCTTCACCGGTTTTAGGGTTCAGCATTCGAGCGCACGCGGTCCTTGTAAGGGAGGGATCAGGTACCATCCCGAATGTACCCTTGATGAGATAAAAGCGTTGGCTGCCTTGATGACTTGGAAATGTGCCTTGGTCAACATCCCCTTTGGCGGGGCAAAGGGTGGGGTGGTTTGTGATCCTCTAAGGCTGTCCAAGGATGAGATAAGAAAGCTTACCCGGCGTTATACGGTGATGATAATGCCCATCCTTGGCGGCCGTCGTGATATCCCTGCCCCTGATGTTGGTACCAACGAGGAGATTATGAGCTGGATAATGGACACCGTCAGTATGCTCGAGGGAAGGACGGTGTTCGATATCGTAACCGGAAAGCCGATCGATCTCGGCGGCTCGCTCGGGCGGAAAGAGGCAACTGGAAGAGGAGTGACCGAGGTTACCCTTCATCTGCTAAGGAAGCTGGGAAAGAATATCGAGGGGACGAGGGTGGCGGTTCAGGGATACGGCAATGTGGGATCGGTAGCAGCAAACCTCCTTGCTGAAGCTGGCTGTAAAGTAGTGGGAATAAGTGATGTAAGTGCCGCCTTTTACAACCCGAACGGCTTGGACCTTTCGGCGGTAAACGACTACCTGGCTAAATCCGAGGAGAAACTTCTTAAGGGGTTCCAAGGAGAGGCGGATTCCATCTCCAATCCCGAGCTTCTCCTGCTTGATGTCGATGTCCTTGTCCTGGCTGCTATCGAGAATCAGATCACCGAGGAAAATGCGGATAAGGTAAAGGCGAAGTTTATCATCGAGGGGGCGAATGCGCCGGTTACTCCTAAGGCGAGTGATATCCTTCGCGATAAAGGAGTGATCGTTGTGCCTGACATCCTGGCGAACAGTGGAGGGGTGATTGTTTCTTACTTCGAGTGGGTTCAGAGCACTCAGAGTTTCTTCTGGGACCTCGAGGAGGTTAACACCAACCTGAAGAGGAGGATAACGAGGAGCTTGGAGGAGGTATGGAAGATAGCTGAGGAGGAAAAGGTAGACCTTCGCACTGCCGCTTACACCATCGCGGTGAAGAGGGTAGCGAACGCTATAGCCCAACGGGGTATCTTCCCCTGA
- a CDS encoding SPASM domain-containing protein, translating to MKDKLVRLEGTKSLAEKFKRLCVKGVYNRNLNHPQGRFVRVLFSNTLRVIHNRELTDVSGRLLSYSSFCLPGTTKCFVTSAGDFFPCEKVAGIERLRIGDVRSGFDVERIIGLLEEVTQIRNEFCSACWAFRLCRACFYHFYGPSGFDKERMSYFCNGIRRETRSLLKLYCSILEENEEALDFLTLLC from the coding sequence TTGAAGGATAAGCTGGTAAGGCTCGAAGGGACGAAGTCGCTTGCGGAGAAGTTCAAGAGATTGTGCGTAAAGGGTGTATATAATAGAAACCTCAACCACCCACAAGGAAGATTTGTGCGGGTTCTTTTCAGTAACACCCTCAGGGTGATCCACAACCGAGAGCTTACCGATGTCTCTGGCAGGTTGCTTTCTTACAGTAGCTTTTGCCTCCCAGGGACAACGAAATGCTTTGTGACCTCAGCTGGTGATTTTTTCCCCTGCGAGAAGGTTGCCGGGATCGAGAGGTTGAGGATAGGTGATGTCCGCTCCGGCTTCGATGTGGAGAGGATTATAGGCCTCCTTGAGGAGGTAACTCAGATAAGAAATGAGTTTTGTTCTGCTTGCTGGGCATTCAGGCTTTGTCGTGCCTGTTTCTATCATTTTTATGGTCCTTCTGGGTTTGACAAAGAGAGAATGAGCTATTTCTGTAACGGGATAAGGAGAGAGACGAGAAGCTTGCTCAAGCTCTACTGCTCCATCCTTGAGGAGAATGAGGAGGCGCTCGATTTCCTCACCCTTTTGTGCTAA
- a CDS encoding methyltransferase domain-containing protein, with product MDYSERMDEAAYRMGSFYRKCLRGRSFKRVLEVGCSGGGVLLTIAGDKKFGVDIDLDGIKLLKRRGGYGVVGDGERGLPFRDSYFDLVIATDFFEHLVHPEIAILEIKRVLKPEGYLLTHVPNEFHWRNLLKLLKNESFITTNWFSGSSEHNYPHLRFFSLKGFRRFIEDYGFDIIEDWTYRRGGMLARLTRHQLFTLGPTYLCQPRDK from the coding sequence ATGGATTATTCTGAGAGGATGGATGAAGCTGCTTATAGGATGGGTTCTTTTTATCGAAAATGTTTGCGAGGTCGCTCATTCAAAAGGGTGCTTGAGGTTGGGTGTTCCGGAGGAGGAGTTTTGCTCACGATAGCAGGAGATAAGAAATTTGGGGTAGATATTGATTTAGATGGGATCAAATTGCTCAAGAGGAGGGGTGGTTATGGAGTGGTAGGGGATGGAGAAAGAGGTTTACCCTTCAGGGATAGCTATTTTGATCTGGTTATCGCAACTGATTTCTTTGAGCATTTGGTTCACCCAGAAATCGCTATTTTAGAGATAAAAAGGGTTCTTAAGCCTGAGGGGTACCTATTGACCCATGTGCCTAACGAGTTCCATTGGCGCAATTTGCTGAAGCTACTCAAAAACGAATCCTTTATTACGACAAACTGGTTTTCCGGATCTTCTGAACATAATTATCCCCATCTTCGCTTTTTCTCTTTGAAGGGATTCCGTCGGTTTATAGAGGATTATGGCTTTGACATTATTGAAGATTGGACTTACCGGCGCGGAGGGATGTTAGCCCGACTGACCAGGCATCAGCTATTTACCCTTGGTCCCACCTATCTCTGTCAACCAAGGGATAAATAG
- a CDS encoding glycosyltransferase family 39 protein — protein sequence MQGKGENISLLLFLVAFSFFLMNLVGLTRSPVVWLDEVTLNDPAKELVENGILRSSVFAGERGFERAYFWQPPLQPFITAISYRFFGFGIWQTRIPPLIFGGGVVFLIGLITFKLFGSRLGALFSSLVFALEPKFIQTARSGRMDAQCLFFALLGLYFYLRFREEKRYSFLALSGLMVGLAIITHPVAFSWAIGIGVLVLFSTGEGRLKSSLYFVISAAIPPLLWVGYGLYFFPRFFFDQFILHGEGHLVTGGLLSRLIAEFLRYLRAYRLVPLLLLSYTIAVFFLLLKFNDKNRFYRLLLVLFAILFFFNAFLMVKTVGHYYLHPVSILVIALGMCLSALVSASEDASRWRRRWVFLFLLLLFGNIVAGGIGGRYLALAYQWRARDYRHQVVEPLKEVIPPGSIVWGRPEVWYALKKEGAELRLLGEPDPKRHHFAVVKPGGAEEKLIESKVGFTKIKEIGKPLPPILGRITLPSGDYRLAVWRSDYFFPSSRY from the coding sequence ATGCAAGGAAAAGGGGAGAACATCAGCTTATTACTTTTTCTTGTCGCCTTTTCCTTTTTTCTAATGAACCTTGTTGGGCTTACCCGAAGTCCGGTGGTCTGGCTCGACGAGGTTACCCTGAACGATCCGGCGAAGGAGCTGGTGGAAAACGGCATCCTCCGCTCGTCGGTTTTTGCTGGGGAGCGGGGGTTTGAACGGGCGTATTTTTGGCAACCCCCTCTTCAACCGTTCATCACCGCGATTTCTTACCGGTTCTTCGGCTTCGGCATCTGGCAGACGCGGATCCCCCCGCTCATCTTCGGGGGAGGGGTCGTCTTTCTCATCGGCTTGATCACCTTTAAGCTCTTTGGAAGCAGGTTGGGAGCGCTTTTTTCTTCCCTTGTCTTCGCCTTGGAACCTAAGTTCATCCAGACAGCTCGTTCTGGGAGGATGGACGCCCAGTGCCTCTTCTTTGCTTTGCTGGGGCTCTATTTTTACCTTCGGTTCCGCGAGGAAAAGAGGTATTCTTTCCTCGCTCTATCGGGGTTGATGGTTGGTCTCGCTATCATCACCCATCCGGTGGCTTTCTCCTGGGCGATCGGTATAGGGGTGCTCGTTCTTTTTTCTACAGGGGAGGGGAGGTTGAAATCTTCGCTTTATTTCGTTATCTCCGCCGCTATCCCTCCGCTTTTATGGGTGGGCTATGGGCTTTATTTCTTCCCCCGGTTCTTCTTCGACCAGTTTATCCTTCATGGGGAGGGGCATTTGGTAACCGGTGGCCTTCTTTCTCGACTCATTGCTGAGTTTCTTCGTTACCTTAGGGCTTATCGCCTTGTTCCTCTGCTTCTTCTTTCTTACACTATCGCGGTGTTCTTTTTACTTCTTAAATTCAATGACAAGAATCGCTTTTATCGTCTTCTTCTCGTCTTGTTCGCCATCCTTTTCTTCTTCAACGCTTTTCTTATGGTGAAGACGGTGGGTCATTACTACCTGCATCCCGTATCCATACTCGTCATCGCTCTTGGGATGTGTCTCTCAGCTTTAGTTTCCGCAAGCGAAGATGCCTCGAGGTGGAGGAGGAGATGGGTCTTTCTTTTCTTATTGCTCCTTTTTGGCAACATAGTAGCTGGGGGGATCGGAGGAAGATACCTCGCTTTAGCCTATCAGTGGCGGGCTCGTGATTATAGACATCAGGTGGTAGAACCGCTCAAGGAGGTTATCCCGCCGGGAAGCATAGTCTGGGGACGGCCCGAGGTGTGGTACGCCTTGAAGAAAGAGGGTGCGGAGCTTCGACTCTTAGGTGAGCCAGATCCGAAGAGACACCATTTTGCGGTGGTAAAGCCGGGAGGAGCGGAAGAGAAGTTGATAGAAAGCAAGGTGGGATTTACCAAGATAAAGGAGATAGGAAAACCCCTTCCTCCGATTTTGGGAAGGATAACCCTCCCCTCAGGGGATTACCGTCTTGCCGTCTGGCGCTCGGACTATTTCTTCCCCTCGAGTAGGTATTAA
- a CDS encoding MGMT family protein gives MKTKKSLKEKLNKEAQIVDIPPKMAKRFGEGKMLIPRPLDIAQLIKNVPSGKLITQRAIREKLAKESKVTVTCPITTGIFLRMIAEAAEEERREGAKDITPYWRVVKDDGSLNPKFPGGVEGQRAYLEREGHKVIEGKGKKPPKVVDFERYLVEL, from the coding sequence ATGAAAACAAAAAAGAGCTTAAAGGAGAAGCTTAATAAAGAAGCGCAGATCGTCGATATACCACCGAAGATGGCAAAAAGGTTCGGGGAAGGGAAGATGCTTATCCCGAGACCCCTCGACATCGCCCAACTTATAAAGAATGTCCCTTCGGGAAAACTCATCACCCAAAGGGCGATCCGGGAGAAGCTCGCCAAGGAATCCAAGGTAACTGTGACCTGCCCCATAACCACCGGGATCTTCCTGAGGATGATCGCTGAGGCAGCGGAGGAAGAAAGAAGAGAAGGAGCAAAAGACATCACCCCCTACTGGCGAGTGGTGAAGGATGATGGCAGCTTGAACCCTAAATTTCCCGGCGGGGTGGAGGGACAACGCGCCTATCTTGAGAGAGAAGGACACAAGGTGATCGAGGGGAAAGGCAAAAAGCCCCCCAAGGTGGTGGATTTTGAGAGATATCTGGTGGAGCTTTGA
- a CDS encoding carboxymuconolactone decarboxylase family protein → MAKGEIDEFKAEREKLNKIVMKYAGTPIKRFYSLDSQVYREGALPSKVKEMLGLVASFVLRCNDCIKYHTIRCYEEGVSDAEFEEVLTIGLIVGGSITIPHLRVAFSAWDELKEKGSITE, encoded by the coding sequence ATGGCTAAAGGGGAGATAGATGAGTTTAAAGCGGAGAGGGAAAAACTGAACAAGATAGTGATGAAATACGCAGGGACACCTATCAAACGGTTCTACAGTCTTGATTCCCAGGTCTACCGCGAAGGAGCACTTCCCTCGAAGGTAAAGGAGATGCTTGGCCTCGTCGCCTCGTTCGTCCTACGGTGTAATGATTGCATCAAATACCACACCATCCGCTGTTATGAAGAGGGGGTAAGCGATGCCGAGTTTGAGGAGGTACTCACCATCGGCTTAATCGTTGGGGGCTCGATCACCATTCCCCATTTGAGGGTGGCTTTCTCCGCCTGGGACGAGCTGAAGGAAAAGGGGAGCATCACAGAGTAA
- a CDS encoding metallophosphoesterase — translation MRNIARYLLVISAMIFFTLIATVKIYPELSPFPKISQWNYHQLKRIDKSKREFSFVVFGDNRGSVELFPKLLKKVDEENALFAVHNGDLVDNGEKERYRLFINQIKKMNTPLLIVIGNHELKKNGRGLYYDLFGRFYYSFTVGDSYFILLDNANWRNIDPWQMDWLKKELEKSKDYRYRFVFMHVPLYDPRRGENQRGHSLKDLNFAKKLNALLDRYEITMLFASHIHGYYKGVWGKTPYIITGGAGAPLEEDRNPKHYFYHYIRVTVRENGVNYQVVRISPPRYEALSNFLYAVWMKTYIALRRNFWQSIAIFVLAYLVIFSRMTRKR, via the coding sequence ATGAGAAACATAGCAAGATATCTTTTAGTAATCTCCGCTATGATATTCTTCACCCTTATCGCCACGGTCAAAATCTACCCCGAACTTTCCCCCTTCCCCAAGATAAGCCAGTGGAACTACCATCAACTCAAGAGGATAGATAAAAGTAAAAGGGAGTTCTCCTTCGTCGTATTCGGCGATAATCGCGGTTCGGTAGAACTATTTCCAAAACTACTTAAGAAGGTAGACGAAGAAAACGCCCTTTTTGCCGTCCATAACGGAGATCTCGTTGACAACGGGGAAAAGGAGCGCTACCGGCTATTCATAAATCAGATAAAAAAGATGAATACTCCCTTGCTCATCGTCATCGGCAACCACGAGTTGAAGAAAAACGGCAGGGGGCTCTATTATGACCTCTTCGGAAGATTCTACTACTCCTTTACTGTCGGCGATAGTTACTTCATTCTCCTCGATAATGCTAATTGGAGGAACATCGACCCCTGGCAGATGGATTGGCTTAAGAAGGAGCTCGAAAAGAGCAAGGATTATCGCTACCGCTTTGTATTTATGCATGTCCCCCTATACGATCCGAGAAGGGGGGAGAACCAAAGGGGACATAGCCTTAAAGACCTCAACTTCGCAAAGAAGCTCAACGCCCTCCTTGATAGATACGAGATAACGATGCTCTTCGCCTCCCATATTCACGGCTATTACAAAGGGGTATGGGGAAAGACGCCCTACATCATAACCGGAGGTGCGGGGGCACCTTTAGAGGAAGATCGCAATCCAAAACATTACTTCTACCACTATATAAGGGTAACGGTGCGAGAGAACGGGGTCAACTATCAGGTGGTGAGGATCTCTCCTCCAAGATACGAGGCTTTGAGCAACTTCCTCTATGCGGTATGGATGAAAACTTACATCGCTCTCCGGAGAAACTTCTGGCAATCAATCGCAATATTCGTCTTAGCCTATCTGGTGATCTTTTCAAGGATGACGAGGAAGAGATAG
- the hcp gene encoding hydroxylamine reductase produces the protein MFCYQCSQTAWGTGCTIRGVCGKLPTVARLQDNLIFASKGMAAYLYHARELGYSDPEIDAFLERVFYATFTNVNFDAESFVELAVEAGRMNIKTMELLKKAHIETFGDPEPTKVQTGTVRGKGIIVTGHGLKALGELLKQTEGTGINIYTHSEMLPAHGYPGLKKYKHLVGNLGKAWFDQKQLFSKYPVAILGTSNCVLIPKEDYRDRMFTTGPARLPGVKHIAGYDYSPVIEMAKALPELPEEAGEVVLTTGYSKSSILSLAGKIKQLVEAGKIRHFFLVGGCDSPLKKATYYREFVERLPRDTIVFTLACGKFRINDLDLGDIEGIPRLIDLGQCNDSIVAIEIALAFAEAFGVGVNELPLTLVISWMEQKAVAILWSLLSLNIKGIYLGPIIPAWVNDEILQVLKERYDLRLIGDPEEDIKEILG, from the coding sequence ATGTTCTGTTACCAGTGCTCCCAGACTGCCTGGGGAACTGGCTGCACTATAAGGGGGGTATGCGGGAAGCTACCTACGGTCGCCCGCCTGCAGGACAACCTGATATTTGCTTCCAAAGGGATGGCAGCCTATCTCTACCATGCCCGGGAGTTGGGATATAGCGACCCCGAAATAGACGCTTTCTTAGAGCGAGTGTTCTACGCCACCTTCACCAATGTAAACTTCGATGCAGAATCGTTCGTTGAGCTCGCCGTCGAGGCGGGCAGGATGAATATAAAGACGATGGAACTCCTTAAAAAGGCGCACATAGAGACCTTCGGTGATCCAGAGCCAACCAAGGTTCAAACGGGAACAGTAAGGGGAAAGGGGATAATCGTAACCGGACATGGCCTCAAGGCGCTTGGGGAACTCCTAAAGCAAACAGAGGGAACGGGGATAAACATCTACACCCACTCGGAGATGCTCCCCGCCCATGGATACCCTGGCCTCAAGAAATACAAACACCTGGTAGGAAACTTAGGGAAAGCCTGGTTCGATCAAAAACAGCTCTTCTCGAAATATCCGGTAGCCATTCTCGGTACTTCGAACTGCGTACTGATACCCAAGGAAGACTACCGGGACCGGATGTTCACCACCGGACCGGCAAGGCTCCCCGGAGTGAAACACATTGCAGGATACGACTATTCCCCGGTTATCGAGATGGCTAAGGCCCTCCCCGAACTCCCCGAAGAAGCCGGAGAGGTGGTTCTCACCACCGGATATTCCAAATCATCCATTCTCTCCCTCGCTGGTAAGATAAAACAATTAGTGGAAGCAGGGAAAATCCGCCATTTCTTCCTCGTTGGAGGCTGCGACTCTCCGCTAAAGAAAGCCACCTATTACCGCGAGTTCGTGGAAAGGCTTCCGAGGGATACGATTGTCTTCACCCTCGCCTGCGGAAAGTTCCGGATCAACGACCTTGATTTAGGCGATATCGAGGGTATCCCCAGACTGATCGACCTCGGGCAGTGCAACGATTCCATCGTCGCCATCGAGATTGCACTCGCCTTCGCCGAGGCTTTCGGGGTAGGGGTAAATGAGCTACCCCTCACCCTGGTAATAAGTTGGATGGAACAGAAGGCGGTGGCTATCCTCTGGAGCCTCCTCTCCCTCAACATAAAGGGGATATATTTAGGACCCATCATCCCTGCCTGGGTGAACGACGAGATACTACAGGTCCTCAAGGAGAGATACGACCTCCGATTGATAGGAGACCCAGAGGAGGATATCAAGGAGATACTCGGCTGA
- a CDS encoding N-6 DNA methylase, translating to MNKKVLKSYLKKIGDIASRGDAREESYYSTLEDLLNEYARSSKKDNIKITVLPKKTEAGNPDFRVWDGKEHIVGYIEAKKPGENLDHIEESEQLKRYRHTFPNLILTDFFEFRLYRNGERMKSVSIGRPFIAQELKTTPPLEKEKEFLNLLESFFSFSLPKVYDAKSLAIELAKRTRFLRDAVVKEELREEERKEKGFILGFYEAFKKYLIGTLEKEDFADLYSQTVTYGLFAARTRSANGFNRKLAYDMIPHTIGILREIFRFISLEDLPKQMEWIIDDISEVLSVADVNKILDDYFHKGKGKDPIVHFYETFLAHYDPETREKRGVYYTPEPVVSYIVRSLHLILKERFGKRDGFADSSVTVLDPAAGTLTFLAEAAKLAVEEFISKYGEGGKENFIKEHILKNFYGFELMMAPYAVGHLKMSFLLEELGYRLQEDDRFKLYLTNTLEMEELAKSSLPGMSSLAEESHLAGKVKKEQPILVVLGNPPYSGHSANVSEWISEKIKTYYKVDGKPLGEKNPKWLQDDYVKFIRFAQWKIDQNGEGILGFITNHSYLDNPTFRGMRQSLMDSFNEIYLLDLHGNSLKKEKCPDGSKDENVFDIRQGVAIALFIKKKGETGYKVYHWEIWGLREKKYNWLSGNDIKTTPWQSLSPRSEFYLFKPRDERLLEKYAQYPKITEILPVNSVGIVTGRDRFVIDFNKETLKRRLRMFRDDKKNSDESIRQTFNLKDKPNWILKDVRENVRKDDKWEDSITKILYRPFDIQWIFYHDEMIERPRKNVMRHMLKENLGLITARQMDKSGIEPVFVANSIIDAHSITSAVSISNISPLYLYPSTGEKDLLTKMVPSGKKEPNINPKLFDALAKTYGVKPTPEEIFYYIYGVLYSNTYRTNYAEFLKIDFPRIPFTADHQLFKKIGDYGKRLVDLHLLKSPELDPPIAKFQGKGDNLVKKVAYDKKTARVYINKAQYFEEVEEKVWGYQIGGYQVPYKWLKDRKGRRLSADDIKLYCQIITALKKTIEIQQAIDNIYQEVEKETIEFQEISKNR from the coding sequence ATGAATAAAAAAGTTCTTAAATCATACCTTAAGAAGATAGGGGACATAGCCAGTCGAGGGGACGCGCGTGAAGAAAGCTACTATTCAACGCTGGAGGATTTGCTTAATGAATACGCAAGATCCAGTAAGAAGGACAATATTAAGATCACCGTTCTCCCGAAAAAAACGGAGGCAGGAAATCCGGATTTCCGAGTCTGGGATGGTAAGGAACACATCGTAGGCTATATCGAGGCGAAAAAACCTGGCGAGAACCTGGACCACATAGAAGAAAGCGAACAGCTTAAGCGCTACCGCCACACCTTTCCCAACCTAATATTGACCGATTTCTTCGAGTTCAGGCTATACCGCAATGGAGAAAGGATGAAGAGCGTCTCAATCGGAAGACCCTTCATTGCTCAGGAACTAAAAACCACCCCACCACTTGAGAAAGAAAAAGAATTTCTCAACCTGCTCGAGAGCTTCTTCTCCTTTTCCCTGCCCAAGGTATATGATGCGAAATCGCTTGCTATTGAACTGGCAAAAAGAACCCGCTTCCTCCGGGATGCAGTGGTAAAGGAGGAGCTGAGGGAAGAAGAAAGAAAGGAAAAAGGCTTCATTTTAGGATTTTACGAGGCATTTAAGAAATATCTCATCGGCACCCTCGAAAAGGAGGATTTTGCCGATCTCTACTCCCAAACCGTCACTTATGGGCTTTTCGCTGCCCGTACCCGGTCAGCTAATGGGTTCAATCGGAAGCTTGCCTACGATATGATCCCTCACACCATCGGTATATTAAGGGAGATATTCAGGTTCATCTCTTTAGAAGACCTGCCGAAGCAGATGGAATGGATTATAGATGACATCTCCGAGGTGCTTTCGGTAGCCGATGTAAACAAAATATTGGATGATTATTTCCACAAAGGGAAAGGGAAGGATCCGATAGTCCATTTTTATGAGACCTTCCTTGCTCACTACGATCCAGAGACAAGAGAGAAAAGAGGCGTCTATTACACCCCGGAGCCGGTCGTCTCCTACATCGTCCGCTCCCTTCATCTAATACTCAAGGAGCGTTTTGGCAAGCGGGATGGCTTTGCCGACAGTTCGGTTACCGTGCTCGACCCAGCAGCGGGAACCCTTACCTTCTTGGCGGAAGCAGCGAAGCTGGCAGTAGAGGAGTTCATCTCGAAATATGGCGAGGGAGGGAAAGAGAACTTTATAAAAGAGCACATCCTTAAGAACTTCTACGGCTTTGAGCTGATGATGGCACCCTATGCAGTAGGGCACCTTAAGATGTCGTTTCTCCTTGAGGAGCTGGGCTATAGACTGCAGGAGGACGATAGGTTTAAACTCTATCTCACCAATACGCTGGAGATGGAAGAACTCGCCAAAAGCTCCCTTCCCGGGATGTCTTCCCTCGCTGAGGAATCACATTTGGCAGGCAAGGTGAAGAAAGAACAGCCAATCTTGGTGGTGCTCGGCAACCCCCCTTATTCGGGCCATTCCGCCAATGTAAGTGAGTGGATATCTGAGAAGATCAAAACCTACTACAAGGTAGATGGGAAACCTCTGGGCGAGAAGAACCCTAAGTGGCTACAGGATGATTATGTAAAGTTCATCCGCTTTGCCCAGTGGAAGATCGATCAGAATGGCGAGGGGATATTGGGCTTCATCACCAATCATAGCTACCTCGACAACCCCACCTTCCGCGGGATGCGGCAGTCGTTGATGGATAGCTTTAACGAAATCTATCTCCTCGACCTCCACGGCAATAGCCTAAAGAAGGAGAAATGCCCCGATGGCTCCAAGGACGAGAATGTGTTTGACATAAGGCAGGGGGTGGCGATTGCCCTCTTTATAAAGAAGAAAGGGGAAACGGGTTATAAGGTCTATCATTGGGAGATATGGGGATTAAGAGAGAAAAAATATAACTGGCTTTCAGGAAACGATATTAAGACAACCCCTTGGCAGAGTTTATCGCCGAGATCAGAATTTTACCTCTTCAAGCCGAGAGATGAACGGCTTTTAGAAAAATACGCCCAATATCCCAAAATAACTGAAATCCTCCCGGTAAATAGTGTGGGGATAGTCACCGGGAGAGACAGATTTGTAATTGATTTTAATAAAGAAACACTTAAAAGACGCCTTAGGATGTTTCGCGATGATAAAAAAAACTCCGATGAATCTATTAGGCAGACATTCAACTTAAAGGACAAACCAAACTGGATACTCAAAGATGTCCGAGAAAATGTGAGAAAGGATGATAAGTGGGAAGATTCTATAACAAAGATTTTATATAGACCCTTTGATATTCAATGGATCTTTTATCACGATGAAATGATTGAGCGTCCCCGTAAAAATGTTATGCGCCATATGCTCAAGGAAAACCTGGGGCTGATTACAGCAAGACAAATGGATAAGTCAGGGATAGAACCTGTTTTCGTAGCAAATTCGATAATAGATGCCCATTCTATAACTTCTGCCGTCTCAATTTCTAATATTTCTCCCCTCTACCTTTACCCCAGCACAGGCGAAAAAGACCTGCTGACGAAGATGGTACCATCAGGCAAGAAAGAACCAAATATCAACCCCAAGCTGTTCGATGCCCTCGCTAAAACCTACGGGGTAAAACCAACGCCGGAGGAGATTTTCTACTACATTTATGGGGTCCTCTATTCCAACACCTATCGAACCAACTACGCCGAGTTCTTAAAGATCGACTTCCCCCGAATCCCCTTCACCGCCGATCATCAATTGTTTAAAAAGATAGGGGACTATGGCAAAAGACTGGTCGACCTCCATCTCCTTAAATCGCCTGAACTCGACCCACCGATCGCCAAGTTCCAGGGCAAAGGCGATAACCTGGTGAAGAAGGTAGCCTACGATAAAAAGACCGCCCGGGTATATATCAACAAAGCGCAGTATTTCGAAGAGGTGGAAGAGAAGGTCTGGGGGTACCAGATAGGAGGCTACCAGGTCCCCTATAAATGGCTCAAGGATAGAAAGGGACGAAGACTCTCCGCTGACGATATAAAACTCTACTGTCAAATTATTACCGCCCTTAAAAAGACGATTGAAATCCAGCAGGCGATCGATAACATCTATCAAGAGGTAGAAAAGGAGACAATCGAGTTCCAAGAAATAAGCAAAAACAGATGA